A window of Hevea brasiliensis isolate MT/VB/25A 57/8 chromosome 14, ASM3005281v1, whole genome shotgun sequence contains these coding sequences:
- the LOC110639369 gene encoding beta-glucosidase 24 produces MVMATKHSLQLLAMLIFLISLLALTKPTMADDDIPEDFSSSYFPDDFIFGTATSAYQIEGEATTKGRGPSVWDTFSKETPERILDGSNGDVAVDFYNRFKEDIANVKNMGFKGFRMSISWSRVIPSGRRREGVNKEGIEFYNNVINEIISNGLEPFVTIFHWDTPQALEDKYGGFLSRDIVYDYYEYANLLFEEFGDRVKYWMTFNEPWSLSGFSYDYGVFAPGRCSSWVNRQCRAGNSATEPYIVAHHLLLSHAAVVQLYREKFKPIHGGQIGITLFTFWYEPLSNEPADVEAAKTALDFMFGLWMDPMTYGTYPRTVRDLVGDRLPKFTDEESKLLRGSYDFLGLQYYTSYYAKPNATVDPNHIRYKTDNHITETPYDYDGNLIGPQAYSSWFYIFPKGIRHLLNYTKDTYNNPVIYITENGVDNNNNETQPIEEALQDEFRINYYRKHLWNALGSLKNYSVNVKGYFAWSYLDNFEWNIGYTSRFGLYYVDYKDNLKRYPKDSAKWFTKFLKHSPKKPLQSNKIYEVTSRNSRKVGKYYIM; encoded by the exons ATGGTTATGGCTACTAAACATTCTCTTCAGCTGTTAGCGATGCTCATCTTCCTCATAAGCTTGTTGGCTCTTACTAAGCCAACAATGGCAGATGATGATATCCCAGAAGATTTTAGTAGTAGTTATTTTCCAGATGACTTCATTTTTGGGACAGCCACTTCTGCTTACCAG ATCGAAGGTGAAGCAACAACAAAGGGCAGAGGACCTAGTGTATGGGACACATTTTCCAAGGAGACGCCAG AAAGAATATTGGATGGCAGCAATGGAGACGTTGCAGTTGATTTCTATAATCGCTTCAAA GAAGATATAGCAAATGTGAAGAATATGGGTTTTAAAGGTTTCAGAATGTCCATTTCATGGTCCAGAGTTATACCTA GTGGAAGGAGACGTGAAGGAGTGAATAAGGAAGGGATTGAATTTTACAATAATGTTATCAATGAAATTATAAGCAATG GATTGGAGCCTTTTGTTACTATTTTTCATTGGGACACTCCTCAAGCCCTAGAGGACAAGTATGGTGGATTTTTAAGTCGTGATATTGT GTATGATTATTATGAATATGCGAATCTTCTTTTTGAAGAATTTGGTGATCGAGTGAAGTATTGGATGACTTTCAATGAACCATGGTCTCTTAGTGGATTTTCCTATGATTATGGGGTTTTTGCACCTGGTCGATGCTCATCTTGGGTGAATCGTCAATGTCGTGCTGGAAACTCAGCCACTGAACCATACATAGTTGCCCATCATCTGCTTCTTTCTCACGCTGCAGTTGTTCAATTATATAGAGAAAAATTCAAG CCAATTCATGGTGGCCAAATTGGGATAACACTCTTTACCTTCTGGTATGAACCTTTGTCCAATGAACCAGCGGATGTAGAAGCAGCCAAAACAGCTCttgatttcatgtttggatt GTGGATGGATCCTATGACCTATGGCACATATCCAAGAACTGTGAGGGATTTAGTTGGAGATAGATTACCCAAGTTTACTGATGAAGAATCTAAGCTTCTTAGAGGATCATATGATTTTCTTGggttacaatattacacttcatATTATGCAAAACCAAATGCTACAGTTGATCCAAATCATATTAGATACAAAACCGATAATCATATTACCGAGACTC CATATGATTATGATGGTAATCTCATTGGTCCACAG GCTTACTCATCTTGGTTTTACATTTTCCCAAAAGGCATCCGACATCTTTTGAATTACACCAAAGACACATACAATAACCCAGTAATTTATATTACTGAGAATG GGGTtgacaataataataatgaaacccAACCCATTGAGGAAGCGCTTCAGGATGAATTCAGAATAAATTATTATCGGAAGCATTTGTGGAATGCATTGGGATCCCTGAA GAATTACTCAGTTAATGTCAAAGGTTACTTTGCATGGTCATATTTGGACAATTTCGAATGGAATATTGGTTATACATCAAGATTTGGTTTGTACTATGTAGACTACAAAGATAACCTGAAAAGATACCCCAAAGATTCAGCTAAATGGTTCACAAAATTCCTGAAACATTCGCCTAAGAAGCCATTGCAATCAAACAAGATCTACGAGGTTACTTCAAGGAATTCAAGGAAGGTTGGGAAATACTACATAATGTAG
- the LOC110639371 gene encoding beta-glucosidase 12-like: MAKTGAHQSGVGQGREQRTHIGNARYNQISTEPITTLCHHCGKPHKGTCHWVTGACFGCGQLGHRRQDCPTSETTQGAGQATHSAPSQAQPVSQYSGRSQGFGGRGQGGRGSGGRGFGQTQGQTSGGRGQARVFALTQQDAQASNAVVTDTINMAIKHSLLLIMLIFLVGPVALTEPARDDCDCDIPKDFDSSYFGDKFIFGTATSAYQIEGGTGSETGRGPSVWDTFTHETPDRIKDGKNGDMAVDFYNRFKEDIANVKKMGFKAFRMSISWSRVIPTGSIRDGVNDQGIQFYRNVIKEIKENGLEPFVTIFHWDTPQTLEDKYGGFLCRTIVDDYQDYADLLFKEFGENVTYWMTFNEPWALSGFAYDDGIFAPGRCSSWVNRKCRAGNSATEPYIVAHHLLLAHAAAVNIYKKKYQQNQRGQIGITLFTFWFEPLSNRQVDIEASETALDFMFGLWMDPLTYGQYPRRVQNLVGDRLLKFTDNEIKLLKKSYDFIGLQYYTSYYAKPNVHVDPNFVRYKTDSHVNITPYDYNGNLIGEKAYSPWFYIFPKGIRRLLKYTKDTYDNPAIYITENGVDNNNNDTQPVDEALKDQFRINYYRNHTWNVFKSIKEDKVNVTGYFAWSYIDNFEWNIGYTSRFGLYYVDYKDNLKRYAKDSAIWFCKFINCLIPAVCDSLRPEQITQVTSRKLGKYYL; the protein is encoded by the exons atggctaagactggggcacatCAATCTGGAGTTGGTCAGGGACGTGAGCAGAGGACACATATAGGGAATGCTCGGTATAACCAGATTAGCACTGAGCCTATTACCACTCTTTGTCATCATTGTGGTAAGCCACATAAGGGCACTTGTCATTGGGTCACTGGAGCATGCTTTGGTTGTGGACAGCTGGGACACCGTAGACAGGACTGTCCTACTAGTGAGACAACTCAGGGTGCTGGTCAAGCAACACATTCTGCTCCCTCTCAGGCTCAACCAGTTTCACAGTATAGTGGTAGAAGTCAGGGTTTTGGTGGTCGCGGTCAGGGTGGTAGAGGTTCTGGTGGTAGAGGATTTGGTCAAACTCAGGGACAGACATCTGGTGGTAGAGGTCAAGCTAGAGTTTTTGCTTTGACTCAGCAGGATGCTCAGGCATCTAATGCAGTAGTGACAG ATACCATCAATATGGCGATTAAACACTCTCTTCTGCTGATAATGCTCATCTTCCTCGTGGGCCCGGTGGCTCTTACTGAGCCAGCAAGGGATGATTGTGATTGTGATATCCCAAAAGACTTTGACAGTAGTTATTTTGgagataaatttatttttggtaCAGCCACTTCTGCTTATCAG ATTGAAGGTGGTACAGGGAGTGAAACGGGTAGAGGACCTAGTGTCTGGGACACATTTACCCATGAGACTCCAG ATAGGATTAAGGATGGCAAAAATGGAGACATGGCTGTTGATTTCTATAATCGATTTAAA GAAGATATAGCAAATGTGAAGAAGATGGGATTTAAAGCTTTCAGAATGTCGATTTCATGGTCCAGAGTTATACCTA CTGGAAGCATACGTGATGGAGTGAACGATCAAGGAATTCAATTTTATCGTAATGTTatcaaagaaattaaagaaaatg GACTAGAACCTTTTGTTACTATTTTTCACTGGGATACTCCTCAAACCTTAGAAGACAAGTATGGTGGCTTTTTATGCCGTACTATTGT GGATGATTATCAAGATTATGCGGATCTTCTTTTTAAAGAATTTGGtgagaatgtgacatattggatgACTTTCAATGAACCATGGGCTCTTAGTGGATTTGCCTATGATGATGGAATTTTCGCTCCTGGTCGATGCTCATCTTGGGTGAATCGTAAATGTCGTGCTGGAAACTCAGCCACTGAACCTTATATAGTTGCGCATCATCTACTCCTTGCTCATGCTGCAGCTGtaaacatatataaaaaaaaataccag CAAAATCAACGTGGTCAAATTGGGATAACACTTTTTACCTTTTGGTTTGAACCTCTCTCGAATAGACAAGTTGATATCGAAGCATCCGAAACAGCCCttgatttcatgtttggatt GTGGATGGATCCTCTAACCTATGGTCAATACCCAAGGCGTGTCCAGAATTTAGTTGGAGATAGATTGCTCAAATTTACTGACAATGAAATTAAACTGCTTAAAAAATCTTATGATTTTATTGGATTACAATACTACACTTCATATTATGCAAAACCAAATGTTCATGTTGATCCAAATTTTGTTAGATACAAAACTGACAGTCACGTCAATATAACTC cTTATGATTATAATGGTAATCTCATTGGTGAAAAG GCATACTCTCCTTGGTTTTATATTTTCCCAAAAGGTATCCGACGTCTTTTAAAATATACTAAAGATACATACGATAATCCAGCAATTTATATTACTGAGAATG gggttgacaataataataatgatactcAACCCGTTGATGAAGCACTCAAAGATCAATTCAGAATAAATTATTATCGAAATCATACGTGGAATGTGTTCAAATCGATCAA GGAAGACAAAGTTAATGTTACAGGTTACTTTGCATGGTCATATATAGACAATTTTGAATGGAATATTGGTTATACTTCAAGATTTGGTTTGTATTACGTAGACTACAAAGATAACCTGAAAAGATACGCCAAGGATTCAGCTATTTGGTTCTGCAAGTTCATTAATTGTTTGATTCCAGCCGTATGTGATAGCCTGCGTCCGGAACAGATCACCCAGGTTACTTCAAGGAAGCTTGGCAAATACTACCTGTAA
- the LOC131172650 gene encoding uncharacterized protein LOC131172650 → MRRTKSEEINLFFDPEIEKTAKALRAESKRRKAEIKAQQQQERAQEQEELQEEMANNNNNRSVKDHAYPNIGDFMPSITRPRVEANNFELKPALCQMVQQSQFGRNPSESPHVHLAHFLDISDMLKINGVFDDAIQLRLFPFSLKDRARKWLHSLPPGSITTWDELSQAFLAQYFPPSKTAKLRNELTSFKPRDDESLYEAWERYRDLQRRCPHHGIPKWMLVQHFYNGVSPAIRSTIDASSGGDLMEKSEDEAFSALDKIAYNNY, encoded by the coding sequence atgagaaggacaaaaagtgaagaaatcaatttattctttgacccagaaatagaaaagacagcaaaagctttaagagcagaatctaagaggagaaaagctgaaattaaagctcaacaacaacaagaaagagcacaagagcaagaggaattacaagaagaaatggccaacaacaataacaaccgctctgtgaaggatcatgcctatcctaacattggagatttcatgccaagtatcacaagaccaagggtagaagctaataattttgaactgaagcctgcactttgtcagatggtacaacaatcacaatttggaagaaatccaagtgaaagcccacatgtgcatctagcacactttcttgacatcagtgatatgttgaagataaatggagtttttgATGATGCAATTCAActtagattatttcctttttctctgaaggaccgagctagaaagtggttacattctttgccaccgggttctatcacaacatgggatgaactttctcaagcatttttagctcaatattttccaccaagcaagacagctaagctaagaaatgagctgacttctttcaaacctagagatgatgagagcttgtatgaagcatgggagaggtacagggatttgcaaaggagatgtccacatcatgggattcctaagtggatgcttgttcaacacttttacaatggagtttcaccagctattagaagtacaattgatgcatcttctggaggtgatcttatggagaaatctgaagatgaagctttttctgctcttgataaaattgcttataacaactactaA